The Danio aesculapii chromosome 22, fDanAes4.1, whole genome shotgun sequence genomic sequence GCTTCTTTTAATACTTTAGGGAATTTTCAAACGTCGTGAAGTATTGCTGTAATGCCCCAAGATTTGTTCTccctgaaaaaaaatcataaagtaACAATATATTAAACTACAGAGCAACCTTGCTTTGAGAGGTTTACGTTTactaatttttcaaaaaaaagaTCTTTCTAGGCTGGCATTTCTGTGAAAAAAGTAGCCATGTTCATGCATTAAAAAGCATCTTTTCTTGACTACAGGGCTTTGGGTCAAATCCATGGGGCATTACTTTAACAACAGAAACAGAATATAGTCTGAAATCGATGTCAGAATGAAAGCAAGACAAGGTTCGATCTGTCATTTTTGTTTGGTTGTGAgcagaggtttaaatctgaaagcaacacacacacacacacacacacacacacacacaaataaaatggtttgtgtaatgaaaaataaaacgcTGGTAAAGCAAAGTAGTTTTATTCACACAAATTTAATAAGATATAACAACTGTTTGGTCCATAAATATTTAAGGGGAAATAGTTTCTATACACCATCTTTTTTTCAAGAAACAAGGAAACATGGACAATCTTGATAGAACACGTACTGTACTATTAACACGAAGATCAATATATATATGATTCTCCAACTAGTTCTGAAAGAGTGCACAACTGCCTTCTATGACATCGCCGCCCCCTTGTAACAGAATACACCATTAAAAAAGATCTTCAGAAAAGAAAAATCAGATGAAAAACAGAACAGTACAAAACTAGTGAGGCGTTCCGAGGATGGAaatcatttaacaaacaaacatgtatctCCTGAATTTCACAAACTCTCTTCCAAGTCGCATAAGGCACATAGTAGAACTGAGTTAAGCATCTACTTCATGAAGTAGATCTAGTGTACCACTTTGTTCTACAACAGAACAAATTTGTCTTCACACAAGGAAAGCGAGGAGCCACCCAAACATCTCGCACTTGAGCTGTAAATGGgatttgctttttcttttttgttttcttttttcttttttttttggtttgtccGGTggcaaaacattaacaaaaacagGGGTGGGGGGGAGACCAGAATAAAATGGGGTGATGTGTGTCGTTTCTAATTAACTTCCTGCTTAGCATTCACAAATCACTCAGAATGCTTCCTACTGGGCACCATATTGTCACTGAGCGTTGGATATCTCAATTCAGAACAGTTGTTCAACTAGTTGAAGCCCAAAAAAGCAATCCAGGCCACTTTATACTCTTAAAATTAAAGGTTCCTTATTGGCAGAATGTTTAAAcatccatttttaaaaaactttagtCAAACTAGTTCTTTGCTAAAAGATTCTTTTGGGGAaccaaaaatggttcttctatTGTATTTTAGAGTTAcctagatttttaaaatgttctttgaacTAATAAAATTTGTTCACTTATAAGGGCCGTTTTCTAAAAGGGAACCAAATATTCTTCTTCTATGAACCTGAACCTTTTTTTTAGGAGTGTGTGATCCTATTCGCACCACACTGTGGCAAATTAGGTGGTAACGTTTCAAACAATTATCGACATTACAGTCCAGCGTCAGTGATAATATTGACCAAAATTGAGGTTACAACATCCACTTGGCATTTGAGCTCAAGGGAAACATTCCCAATACAAAAAATGTCCCGGGTTAAACTTGAACATAGCTTTTAAAGCAAATAATGCAATACCATATACTGTATGCTATCAAATTCAGTCCCACTTTATATAAAGTGTCTTCAAATACTATGCATTCGCATCTATATATTAGGTACAATGTATTTATAATGTTCATGCTGTATCGCAAAACAGTTTTGCAGCTACTGATATTGGATAAAGGTAGTGTAATTACAGATGAATTTACAGAAATTGATTACAGATTAAAGCAAAATCTAAATACATGTCTCTACATGataagtacattgtatcaaatgattcattacaatgttattacatagtaattaatgACACTTCATAAAAAGTGGGTCCCATTTGTCTTTGTTTAACTGGTATTTCTAACAGaaactcaaattaaataaattaaacgcATACAATTAATGTCCagatcacaaaacaaaaaacaaatcattgACAAGTACTACAAACTCAGCTGCCACGCGGTTGCAAATGCTACACATTTAGTAGGTCTCGTCTTACATTTCCAAAGTCTTTCTGGTGGTCGCCAAaaggtttttttgttgttgctgtttttcgttttttttgtggaaaataaaaatagaatctgAAAATAAAAGGggataaagacaaaaaaaaaaagcaactccGTGTTAGAAAAGGTTTGTCAAGGTAGTTTGTGGGGGGCTCCCAGATTCGTGGCTGTCCAAACTAGAGGTGACTGAAGTTACTACGGTGATAGAGGGATTGGTCAGGTCAGTTAGTGTGGTGGCTGTGCTTGGTGGGGTCAGAGCACCGCTGTCGGACGAGGGCGGTGGAAGTGACGTGCCGTCAGCCTTATCAACACCCCCATTCTCCTGCCGCAAAACGTTCCTTCTGAATTTGGCCCGTGCGTTTTGGAACCAAACCTGCAAACCAATCCCAGTGTCTTTACTCGTTTTGTGCTGTGCTTCCAATTACTGTCATTTTTTGCCTATACTTGCAAGTTAAAACTTTTAACCCTCATAACGCATTCAGGTCCGTTCTGACATGGATGAGATCTAGATCTAAATCTAAATGTTGCATTAAAGGCCTTTAGTATGGAACCAAACATGTCAAATGCTTCAAAATAgacatcaatttttttttacagattttttctaATAGTTTGACCTTCAGGTTATTTTGAACATGACTTTATTTCTGGAAAACATGTAAAGATACACCTATTGCAGGCTATCAAAATGCATTTTCCTTAAAAAAGTTCaagaattttgttttaaatgttttcagagacatatttagtttattctgatAGAactaaatatatgttttaattaatttaaatacaaattatttcagttccattcatttcaatgggtTAATACAAgtaattatcattgtttttataaataccATGCAATAAGTTATCAATTTCTCATAATTAATGAACAATATACTTTTTTTGTCCTAAAAcgttaacatttttactttaataaaaaggTAAATGCTACAATTACATTGTAATCAAATGTTAATACCATTGTATCAttgcattttttatgtatttgctaATAACTATGAagtttctttttaataaaatacaatgttttcagtttaaaacacaatttatgacagttttttaaaaacaaacggACCTGAAATGCATAAACAGTATACATATTTAGAATGTGTTACGAGGGTTAACATCACAAAGATAATCACTACTAAACAATGCCAAAGTGAATCGAAAGGCTCTACAAGGCCTCTGCTTTTGCTAGGGATTCTACTAAAAAACATGGACCATGCTCCAAATCAATCTCCCTAATGGATTTTCTTTTTCGGTGCATAAGTATTGCCCCTTGAATTAAGCCTCTGAAATTTAAACCGTAACTACATGAccaaaaatgatggatggatttcAAACAGAAACTCAAAGGATGGGATGAAAAGTGTTGGTGTGGATGTGAAATGGAGTCTACTGTGTGGCGACTCTTACCTGAAGAACTCTCTTGGTCAGTCCTGTCTTTTGGGCGAGCTGTTTTAAGTCCTTGGCATCGGGGTTGTGGTTAATGGCAAAGTAGGACTTCATGGTGCGAAGCTGATGGTGTTTGAATGATGTACGCATGCGCTTGGTCTTCTGGGAAGGAGGGTAGGGTTGCTGATCCCGATCCAAATGGTCCGCATCGTTCTCGTTACAACCTAAATTGGGCAAAAATAAAGCAATGAGAATTATTAAGATTATTGTCAAAGATCAAAAAAGAACACAATGATATTTAATGTGAATATGATTGTTCAAACTAGACATTGGTGATTTAGAAACAGTGCAACACAAAACAGCTTTGCTGTCATGTTTTGTCAATTTTCAGTTCCACAACAAAtctaataatgaatattttattactcTAACTAACCATGTTCCATTATAaaggttttgaatttatttatttttttgcataatcaccaaaaaaaaaaaaacataaaatgaatcacaattgtgttaattcagtccttattaatgtaaaatcataaaaacacataaattcGATTTCCCCTAAATGCATTTATACACACTTTAATTTCAGAACAAAGAATGTTTGCTTTAAAATAATATGTagcaatttattataatattcatCTAAGATTTTTGGCAGGATGAATAGCGTCACCTATATGGCATCTTATATTACTGTACTTGATCATTTATGGCGTTTAAATAAATATAGCCATTAATACCAAATCCATGCCAAGAATAGCTCGAATTATTTAATAACCACACGTGTCAGCTGTACGCCATGTTAAATCGCTGCTCTGTTTTATGTATGTGGTTATTAATTCGAACGATGatcatttatgtgtgtatttgcaGATATAAAAACAGATTAGAATTATAAATGTTGAATTTATAAAGGTATCACAGGAGCAAAATGATTTTCCTTTACGATCCAGATTTCTTTTTTGCCACAAGAGGTCTCTATCTGCAAATATGTATGCAACAAGTCCTGCTGGGTCGTtttaactaatataaaaatattaaatggtgtggaaaaactaattatatatcattttaaaatgcaaaacgcGTTTAAAACTAATTATAGGCTAATTGTGAATGTAAAATGAATCTGATCGCGTATGCAACATGCATACTGAACTAAAAAAACcctaaagataaataataataaaggtgaaatataaaagaataactttgcatgggtaaaaaaaaatcttaaatgatttaataatgaCAACGACATCACAATAATCTAAAACAGTCCACAGTCACCGATTACGTGACATTATTACATCCGACAACCATTTAATTTTGTAAGACAAACTACAGCTTGATAACATATTACAAACTTCACAACATTTTAGTGTCAAAAAAAAGCAAAGTTTAAAGTGGGACTGATGTGCGTAAACGTAACTGCTGTAAATATGCGCGCTTGTGTCCTGAGAACAGCAATGACCTTCAAATGGCTGAATCGGAGCTGTTTGAGAGCCAGAGATTCCGACGTCACATTCAATTAACGGAGAACAATTAACAGGCAGATTACCCTTATTTCTCTCCATTCATGAAGAACGGCAGAAACTTGGCATACAAAGCCACATTTTTCCAAGCAGACAGTAATTGTAACAGCCAAAACAAAACAGGCGCAGCGGGGATGCATTGTGACGTGCGTCCGAATTCAAAAaggagatttttctttttttataaaagcGAGAGATGAGAAATAATGACTGGTATTATGAGGGCAAATACAGGCCTGTAGGCGAGGGATCTACATTGCTGTGATTCTCGCACGTGGGGCTGGGTCACGGGTTCAGTCCTTGGAGAATTTCAAATTAGATGTTTGATGACGCACTAATGAGAGAGGCCTATAATTAATCAGACCCAATAGTCAACAAGACACAAGCGCGATATTTGGTTCAATGTTCCTGCTGAAATAAAATTTCAGCTAAAAACGAGGAAACATGGACAAGCGTCGAGGAAAAATCACTTTACATTACCGTACAGCATCACTGATAGACGCATagtattattttagtaaattGTAATACTGCAACATTATATGCATGTAGGCCAGTAATCTACTCTCAATGTAGTGTGAACTAATATTCAggacatgggggggggggggtatccgCGATGGAGCGCAGCATTTATCAtacctaaatttaaatatattttaaaggatttaatttatgtaaaataacGATTAAAAATTGCTATTAGAACAGCTATTGCACAGCTTTTCACCTGAGCAAGAAGTGAAATGGATTCTCAACAAAAGTGGGACAGTGACTTTAAATAGTTCAGTAATTATTTTGTGCAGGCATTTAAAAactacacacacataaaaactcaaccaaaaacatcAAGATGATTATGAAGATCGTAGCTGGATAACTGGTTGATTTGATACTGAGGTTGATCCATTATCTAGACCAGCTTTGAACCTTTTGTAACAAAAATGGTCCAACTGGAAAACATGAAGCAACTAATATCTTGATATTATAGGAAATAGAATCCAGTGTATCCAATGTAAATTCAATGTATGGCATGGTTGACGCCGTGTTAGCTCattattaattatcataattGCGCAGAACAAGTAGCCTATTAAATATGTCCCACTTTCCCCCAAAAAGCTCTCAcgttatgttaaaaataaatgtgccaGAAGGaactaaatgttgtttttttttaacagtgatgCCATTGAAGAATTTTGTGGTTGCCTAAAtgagcttttaaaaaatgtttaaagattTTTCTTTCACAGTTTAATAACCTAAAAAAGACAATTTCACCAAAATTACCTTTCATGAAATTGAAAAAGGACAGTTCGTGAAACTATCGATGCCaatacaaaactttttttaataatgccGCTTTTAAGAATGTAATTTTGTACAAATCGAAAACTCTAAAATTATAGCCGAGAATGCATTTATATCATAATCAAACATATAAAGACATTTGACACAATCATTTTAGAGAGATTagacttttacatttaaaactatGTTAATATCTATTTAAAcgacagtttaattaaattaatttgtccTGATCGTACTTGTTCGAAAGCCGAAAGATTCGAAATAAAAATCGAATTACTCAGCTAATTAAACTAAAACGAACACTcagaaataaactaaaataaatggtGAGCAACGCCACTAAGCAGCTGTAAATTGACATCTCACCTGAGCTGTAAGAGCCGATGTCAATCCCCATCGCCGGACTCTTCCTCTTCCGCGGCCTTCCTTTCTGCACCGTGCCAGTGCCATTGAAGTAAGGCAGCGCAAGCCCTCCGCCTTTGGCCGCTAATTCAGCGTAGTTTAATTGAGGGTGATACTCTCCCTGAATAAGGGTCTCAAAGTGAACCCGGCAGTAAACCAAGTTGTCTTTCATGCCGAAATGGTCACCCGTGGTCAGTGTTTTGTTGCATGTGGTGCAGGTGAAGCAGCTCAGATGGTACACGGAGTCCCTGGCGCGCATCACCATTTCCGAAGCGGATATGCCGAGGTGGCAGCGGGCACATCTCTGCACGGAGAACCTTCTGGAACAGCACACACCATTTACAATCAAACATAGATTGATGAAAAATTTTAGTATGTCATTAACAAATACGTTTAACATAAAAAGAGAGTGCACgtgaaatttagatttttttttatctaaatcttttttaaatgcacaaatttGCTATTATTTACATatgtgtaaatttattaaaaaaaaaagttacatcttCTATAGTCTGACATAATTCGTTTTCCTTGAAAAACAACCGgctaaaaattaaatagaaaaataaacgcACTGAGCATGAATTAATTAGGTTTATTAGATTAATTTAGGCGTGTCAGTAAATCACTGAAGATCACTATATGGGTCAATGGCTTACACTAGCTCAGATGTCTCCAGCCTTTATGGGTGctcgaaaaaaaaaagataggcCTACTAAACAGGCCTAATGCAAGATTTAAGCCTCAAATATAAAGCTTACCTGTAGTAATCCTCTTTGCAGTAAATGCTGCCATCCTTTGCGAAACACGTCAGTTCGGATTCAAGGGCCAGTTTACATTCACAACACTTGAGACACCTTAAATGCCACTGTTTATCAACGGCAAGTAAGTAGTATCTGTCGGAGATTTTACCACCGCAGCCGGCGCACAGCGCAGGCTTCTCTGGGCTCATGGAGGGcatagtctttaaaaaaaaaaaaaaaaaacaaagaggtGGAGTGAATAAAAGTTTTGGCGTTAATCAAAATACACGACAGTAATTAAGTTTGCCATGATAGAAATAGaactacaaataaaaaatgcatcttaaatgtaactatgtatgtgtatttatattttttatgcttttaataaaaatattagtgcTCTCTCAATTATCAAACCAAAATTAGATATAATGCATAACTACACAATGCATTTGTTTGTTCTGTGCATTGATTTCATTTTCAATGTGTGCCCAGTCTAaactataaatttatattaaaaaacgtTTACCAAAAATGCTTATTTCTaattacaacaattattattaaatttaatacaaGCCTACAGTTCATTAACTGTTTAATATTTTGCCACTTGCTTATTAAAAGCATGTTGCTcttatttttgtcgttttttgGACTTCTTGGtcctaatttatatatataaggaATGTTGTGAAACTGCTAAAATAAAATTTAGCTAAACATCTGTAGATTATAGctcaaatgtgaaaatattttgGCATATCACTCCCTCAATGCTTTATAGTTACTTGCcagacatttcagatgtttttgaaACCCTCCGTAATTACTTTTTGCATGTTTCCAGAGGCCTGCTAAtgttttaaaatcgtacaaatgTTTTCGCTACGTTTTTAAAAGTGGGTTACAAACTATGAGGTGTATATAGCGACGGTAGAGTTTGACATTTGCTCAAACGTAAAATGCACGCCAAAACACAAATTCTTACCGTCTCCCGTCCGTTCATCTGGACGGTTTTTGCTAGTCGAGACTCCGATTTAGATCTCCTCTCCATCTCCTCCATGATCCCTTGAATATGATCCCCAGAGATGCCGTGGAAAAGCATGGCTGCTGGACGCAATGTGCAACTGCTTTCTTTCGCCTTGCACCCCACAACTTCCATATACAGCTTTCCGGATCCTTAAAACATCCGAGTGGATCTACACCAACAGATTCACAACAAAATGCAATCAATgtgttacaaaaaaatattaagccGGTGGAATTTGATGGACGGCGCAGGAACAGTCAGGAGAACCAGTCCACTTTCTCCAACGTCAGAAAAAAAGTATAGTCCGGACGATATAAGGCAAAACTGAAGTCTGGAGGATGTTTTTAACGTGGGTTTAAAGATAGTCCCAATTTCCAACTGGGGATCCGAATGCGTGAAAGTCAGGTTTGGGACTGTGTGTGTTAGAGATCCTGTGTCCTATTTGTGAAGAGAGCAAACGCCTGCCCAGCTTGGGTAATTGGGTAGGAGGAGTCCTCCCTCTCTCCAATGCCACTGATTTCTATTCACCAACAAAGACCTGTCACTCTCTCTTCAAACCGATGGTGATGGGCAACACGAGCTTGGAAAGCACTTGGTATAGACCTTTTACTTCTTTTTAGCTGGTGTTTTGCCACTTTGACTTTTTTTCAAGGCCTTCTATTTTTTCATGTAGTTTTTAGCTTTTGTAAATGCGTGTAGCTGAAATAAGTGTTTAATTGAGATTGTAAACACTGAAAGCACTTGGTGTGGACGTTCAGTTCTTTTCAGAGGCGTTTTGACAGTTTTTGTAAGGCTTACATTTTTTTCCATGTAGTTTTTAGTTTCTGTAAATGCGTGTAATTGAAATTAGTGTTGAATTATTGAGACTGTGAACACAGTACTTCATCTGACCTCTCTTGTAGTTTTGTGTCTTATtggaaaaatgtattttgaaaattgTCAGGGAGTTGCTTGTTTAGTTTATCGCAAAGTACAGATTGTGTCATGCATAATTAAACCAAATAGCAGAAAAGAACAATATCacatcgtatatatatatatatgtatatgtatatatatatatatatatatatatatatatatatatatatatatatatatatatatatatatatatatatatatatatataccttgtACTGCATTAATTCAGGTGAATGTAAGGTATAAAAGACGCTAATCCTTTGAGTACAGTGTATGACATATGTACAATTAAAATGAACTAAAGTGGTGgcataatttaaaaagttgtcaGAATGTTCCATaaaggtgtgtgtctgtgtgtgatggtCTTTCTCTTCATGTGTGTTTTcgggagaaagagagaaaggagCAAGCGAGGGAAGGGGGGAGCGATGCTGTTGGGAGGAGGAATAAGCAGTTGTTTACATTCTTTGATTTTTCAGATGTCAAGCGTCAAATGAATCTCATTGCCACAATTTCTTTTTCTGTACGAATGTATACGAGAGATGATCGTGAAATTTATTtaagaataataacaatttaCTAACAATCCTTAATAGCAACCTAAATCCAATTATTCGTTTTAGTAACAATATCAAAGGGTGCATGGATTAGGCGACATTCATGCATCTCTTCATTATACACAAAGCATTTTAATTAGGCCTATTTTATGAATTATTGCAAGAGCATTGTGTTCTTAAATTTACACACGCCATTCATGAAATGTGCATATTAGAAAGGGATTTGATCGTTGCAACTATCTTtcttattatttaaacaaaaatcgAAAGTCTAGTTTAGACAGACAACGCTTCCTTAGGCTATATATTTTCTTCTGTCTGTTCATTACAATTTATTAGTTGTTTTAATTATGCTGGGAATATTTATTCGACTTTCCATGCCCGGTCAAACTACATTCATTAACTATTTGACCAATTAGAACACATTTCTAGAAAGAGAAATCTAATCTTGAAGATAAAATGAGAAATTACAGCTCTCAGTCTTGCGGGTGTTTGTCTCTGTTAAATGTATCAAATCAAcggaaaaaacatttatttgatgtGTAAATAATATCTTTCAGAGACTAAATAAGCTTTATGTGAATTAATTTGCTCGACCAGAAATCATGTCAAATTGTAATGAGCTCAAATGCATTACATATGCAACTTTCTCATGGGTTATACGAATCAGTCTGTGTCGCTTGCAATTGCTTTCAAAAATGTTTGCTTCAGAATAAATATATCATCGAAAAATAATCAAAAGCTTTTCACTTAGATATTTAATAAGATATCATTAATCCCACTGCTCCACGCAAACATATTGTATTT encodes the following:
- the lhx9 gene encoding LIM/homeobox protein Lhx9 isoform X3; this encodes MEVVGCKAKESSCTLRPAAMLFHGISGDHIQGIMEEMERRSKSESRLAKTVQMNGRETTMPSMSPEKPALCAGCGGKISDRYYLLAVDKQWHLRCLKCCECKLALESELTCFAKDGSIYCKEDYYRRFSVQRCARCHLGISASEMVMRARDSVYHLSCFTCTTCNKTLTTGDHFGMKDNLVYCRVHFETLIQGEYHPQLNYAELAAKGGGLALPYFNGTGTVQKGRPRKRKSPAMGIDIGSYSSGCNENDADHLDRDQQPYPPSQKTKRMRTSFKHHQLRTMKSYFAINHNPDAKDLKQLAQKTGLTKRVLQGEQILGHYSNTSRRLKIP
- the lhx9 gene encoding LIM/homeobox protein Lhx9 isoform X1; amino-acid sequence: MEVVGCKAKESSCTLRPAAMLFHGISGDHIQGIMEEMERRSKSESRLAKTVQMNGRETTMPSMSPEKPALCAGCGGKISDRYYLLAVDKQWHLRCLKCCECKLALESELTCFAKDGSIYCKEDYYRRFSVQRCARCHLGISASEMVMRARDSVYHLSCFTCTTCNKTLTTGDHFGMKDNLVYCRVHFETLIQGEYHPQLNYAELAAKGGGLALPYFNGTGTVQKGRPRKRKSPAMGIDIGSYSSGCNENDADHLDRDQQPYPPSQKTKRMRTSFKHHQLRTMKSYFAINHNPDAKDLKQLAQKTGLTKRVLQVWFQNARAKFRRNVLRQENGGVDKADGTSLPPPSSDSGALTPPSTATTLTDLTNPSITVVTSVTSSLDSHESGSPPQTTLTNLF
- the lhx9 gene encoding LIM/homeobox protein Lhx9 isoform X2, which translates into the protein MEVVGCKAKESSCTLRPAAMLFHGISGDHIQGIMEEMERRSKSESRLAKTVQMNGRETTMPSMSPEKPALCAGCGGKISDRYYLLAVDKQWHLRCLKCCECKLALESELTCFAKDGSIYCKEDYYRFSVQRCARCHLGISASEMVMRARDSVYHLSCFTCTTCNKTLTTGDHFGMKDNLVYCRVHFETLIQGEYHPQLNYAELAAKGGGLALPYFNGTGTVQKGRPRKRKSPAMGIDIGSYSSGCNENDADHLDRDQQPYPPSQKTKRMRTSFKHHQLRTMKSYFAINHNPDAKDLKQLAQKTGLTKRVLQVWFQNARAKFRRNVLRQENGGVDKADGTSLPPPSSDSGALTPPSTATTLTDLTNPSITVVTSVTSSLDSHESGSPPQTTLTNLF